A single Deinococcus sp. HSC-46F16 DNA region contains:
- the galE gene encoding UDP-glucose 4-epimerase GalE, which yields MKLLVVGGAGYIGSHTVRQLRAAGHEVVVLDNLTGGHAQALPADVACVRGDLLDAEAVRTVLEAHRPDAIIHFAALIEVGESMGAPGRYYCNNVVGSLNLLDAIVQTRVVPLVFSSTAAVYGTTDNVPIPEDAPLHPESVYGETKLMTERMIQAFHAAHALPFVVLRYFNVCGAAPGGEIGEDHTNKTHLIELACLTALGQREKMMIFGDDYPTPDGTCIRDYVHVQDLADAHVLAVEALERGQMSAATYNVGLGHGFSVREVLGAVDAVIAEEGLPPLPREIAPRRAGDPPRLVADARRIVEDLGFQPQFTDLKEIVRTAWEWHRSHPHGFEG from the coding sequence ATGAAGCTGCTGGTCGTCGGGGGAGCGGGATACATCGGGTCGCACACGGTGCGGCAGTTGCGGGCGGCAGGCCACGAGGTGGTGGTGCTGGACAACCTCACGGGCGGCCATGCGCAGGCGCTTCCCGCGGACGTGGCGTGCGTGCGGGGCGACCTGCTGGACGCGGAGGCGGTCCGAACGGTGCTGGAGGCGCACCGGCCCGACGCCATCATCCACTTCGCCGCGCTGATTGAGGTGGGCGAGAGCATGGGCGCCCCAGGCCGCTACTACTGCAACAACGTGGTGGGCAGCCTCAACCTCTTGGACGCCATTGTGCAGACGCGGGTGGTGCCGCTGGTCTTTTCCTCGACGGCGGCCGTCTACGGCACCACCGACAATGTGCCCATTCCCGAGGACGCGCCCCTGCATCCCGAGAGCGTCTACGGCGAAACCAAACTGATGACGGAGCGGATGATCCAGGCCTTCCACGCGGCGCACGCCCTGCCCTTCGTGGTGCTGCGATACTTCAACGTGTGCGGGGCCGCGCCGGGGGGTGAGATCGGGGAGGACCACACCAACAAGACTCACCTGATCGAACTCGCCTGCCTCACGGCCCTGGGCCAGCGCGAGAAGATGATGATCTTCGGGGACGACTACCCCACCCCCGACGGCACCTGCATCCGCGACTACGTCCACGTGCAGGACCTCGCCGACGCGCACGTGCTGGCGGTCGAGGCACTGGAGCGCGGGCAGATGTCCGCCGCGACCTACAACGTGGGCCTGGGGCACGGCTTCTCGGTGCGGGAGGTGCTTGGCGCGGTGGACGCGGTCATCGCGGAAGAGGGCCTGCCACCCCTGCCACGTGAGATCGCTCCCCGTCGCGCGGGCGACCCGCCCCGCCTCGTCGCGGACGCCCGGCGCATCGTGGAGGACCTGGGCTTCCAGCCGCAGTTCACTGACCTCAAGGAGATTGTGCGGACCGCCTGGGAGTGGCACCGGAGCCATCCGCACGGCTTTGAGGGGTGA